From Candidatus Rokuibacteriota bacterium:
ACGTGGCGGTCTCGCATACGGCCCTGTTAGGGTTCGGGGCAGGACGTGAGTTGACACCATTCCCCGCCCGGCCTAGGGTGCTGGCGATGCTTCGTACCTCATAACCGTCCGGTTCGCGAGGGCAGGAGAAGGTCAGCAGACTCCGCCTGCTTGATCCTGTAAGGCGGATCAGCCACTGCACTTAATGAGGAGGAACGAGATGACACGAAACGTTGGAACCTGGGAGCGAGTCCTGCGAATCCTCATCGGCGTCATTCTCCTCGCGCTGGTCGTCATCGGGCCCAAGAATTGGTGGGGGCTTGTGGGCGTCATCCCCCTGGCCACCGGCCTATGGGGATGGTGATCCGTCTGGTCTGCGTTGGGGTTCTCAACGCACAAAGGGTAGTGATGCTGAGGAAGGCGCCCGAGTCCATCCCGCCGTCGCTGCTGGGGCGGGCGGATGAGGTGATCCAGTGATTTCCAGGCGGGACTTCCTGACGAATGCGGCTGCCGGCGCCGGCGGCCTCCTCGCTTCGCCGCTCGTCGTCGAGGCCCAGCAGGCGGGGAAGATCTGGCGGATCGGTGTGCTCTGTGGCAGTCCACCGACCACTCCGGAGGCCGCGCGCCCCTGGGAGGCGCTGATGCAAGGTCTTCGGGAACTCGGCTACGTCGAAGGGCAGAACCTCGCAGTCGAGCGGCGTTGGGCCGAAGGGAGAGCCGAACGTTATCACGAGTTGGCCGCCGAGCTCGTCGCTTTGCGGCCGGATGTGATCGTTGCCGCGTTTACTCCTTCCGTGAGTGCCGCCAAGCGTGCAACGTCGACCATTCCAATCGTCATGGCCATCGCGGGCGATCCGGTCGGGACCGGTCTCGTGGCGAGCCTCGCGCGTCCCGGCGGGAACGTCACCGGAATGTCGCAGCTGAACAGTCCCGAGCTGGCCGGAAAGCGGCTGGAGTTTCTCAAGGAAGCCTTCCCGGGCCTGAGCCGAGTGGGCTTGCTCGTGAACAGGACCCTGCCGCATCGGGATTTTATCTGGAGAGATCTCCAGCGCACCGCCGTGTTGCTCGGCGTCAAGCTCGAGCCATTCGAGGTGCGCGGCCCCGAGGACTTCGCAGGTGGTCTGACGGCCAAGACGCCGGGGGCCTTTCAGGCGCTCGTCGTGCATCCGGACCCTTTGGCGTTCAGTCACCGGCGTGAGATTGCGGAGTTCGGCGTCAAGAACAAGATGCCCGTCGCGGCCGCGTACGGGTTCGCCGAGGCGGGCTGTCTCATGTCGTTCGACGCCCACTGGCCCGACCTGTTCCGTCGGGCAGCGAGCTACGTCGACAAGGTCCTGAAAGGCACGAAGCCCGCTGATCTGCCGATCGAGCAGCCGACCACGTTCAGACTGAGCATCAACCTCAAGACCGCCAAGGCCCTCGGGCTCACCATCCCGCCGGCGCTGCTGCTGCGGGCGGATGAGATAATCCAATGATCGACCGGCGCGCGTTCATCAGCACGATGGCTGGCGGCCTCCTCGCTGTCCCGCTCGCCGCCGAGGCGCAGAAGTCAGAGAAGATGGCTCGCGTGGGAATTCTTGGCGTCGGTCCAGCTCCGACCCCAGAGGAGCTGGCGAAGTCCGTCTCGACGAACCCGCTGTGGCTGTCGATGAGACAGCTCGGCTGGGTAGATGGCCAAAACATGGTCGTCGAGCGACGCTTCGGCGAATCAGCTGATCAGCTTCGCGCAGGCGCCGCTGACCTAGTACGGCTCAAGGTCGACGTACTGTTCGTTTCAGGCGCGGGCCTGGCAAAGATCCTCCAACTGGAAACGAAAACCATCCCCATCGTGGTCTCGGCCGCCGGCGGTGATCTCGTTGCCGCAGGACTCGTCGAGAGCCTCGCAAGGCCGGGTGGCAATATCACAGGCCTACAGTCTTTTAGCTATGACCTCCTCCCAAAGCGCCTCGAGCTTCTCAAAGCGCTTGTACCGAATCTTTCAAAGGTCGCGTTCCTTCAGGAGGACGTCACACTCTCGGCAGTCCCCCAGATGCGCGCTCGGTACGATCAACAGGCCGCTATTGCGGCTCGGACCCTCAGCATAGAGCTTCATACCTTCATCGTGCACCGAGCGGGGGAATTCGCCGCCGCTTTCCGCGGGATGATGAAGAATCGCGACCAGGGCGTATTGGTGATGTCGACGCCCTTTACTTTCGTACATAGAAGGGAAATCGTCGATCTTGCGGCCGTGCATCGGATCGCCGCAGTCTATGAAGTCCACCTGTTTGTTGAGCCAGGTGGCCTCATGTCCTATGGAGTGAATATCCCCGAGATGTCTCGACGTGGTGCGGTCTATGTGGACAAGATTCTCAGAGGCGCCAAGCCGGGAGATCTTCCCATCGAGCAGCCGACGAAAATCGAGTTGGCCATCAACCTCAAGGCCGCCAAGGCGCTGGGCCTGACGATCCCGCAGTCGCTGCTGGGGCGGGCGGACGAGGTGATCCAGTAGGCGCCCGCCCGGTTTGTGCCCAAGTTGTGCCCAACTCAGGCTCACTCGGGCGCATTCCAGCACACTCCACCGCACGAGGCCGTCGTAACCCTCTTGTTCCACATCAACCAGTTACGCACACTTACACGGACCGGGGAATAGGACTGAAAATCCTGGTGCCGGCGGTTCAATCCCGTCCCTGCCCACCATTTTTTTCAAGTAGTTGCCCGTCGCTGAATTTTTTCCGATTTCAGTTTGTGCCCAACTCGGGCATACTCCGGCACAAGCGACCGCTTGCGGTGCGTCAAAAGGGTCGCTTGACTTGGGCGTCGGGGGTCACGAGAATCGAGCGCACTCTGTGATCAGCTCACCAGGGACGGGGTGACGAATGAGCGCACTCATCGAGCTGGCCATTGAGGGGATCTCCGAGGAGGTCCGGCGGGGTCGGAGCCCGTTCGGCGGCGTTGTCTCCGGCGTGGTGCAGCGGGCCCGTCAGCCACGCCAGATCTCCGCGCCGCTTTCCTCGACCCCGCCCGTCCGGCGCCTCTCGCCGGGGCGAACCTTCGCAGACATCGCCGCGCTCAACGAGGCCCTCGACAACCCGGGCTTCGTCGAGGAGTGGAAGGCTGCGGGCGAGCCCCTCGACGTCACCCTCACCGCGACTCTCTACCCGTACGAGCCAATCTGTGCGGGGAGCGCCGACATGTGGCGAGAGTACTGGAACGCCATGGATCGCATCCTGCGCGAACGCCTCACGTCTCGACCCGGCGCCCAACCGCTCGGCCGGCGCGACAAGCTGCGCGACTGGTTTACACAGAGCCTCTTCCTCTGGGGTTTCTCCATGGCGCAGCCGGCGACGCCCGAGCAGCCGCGATGGCTCGGGCTGGGCTCGATGGACGAGATCAACGCCGTCCCCGTCGCCTTGTCGGCCGCGGCCTGGGAGGGACTCGGTTCGACACTCTTCACGGGGCCGGGTCGCGCCTGGGACGTGCGTCTTACCGGCCAGCTGCAACCGCGGGCGGCGCCACCGGAGACCGGCAAGCTCGGTGAGCTGTTCCGCCTCCTCGACCGCCGCTACTTCGTGAGCGTCGGCTCGCCCGAGCAGGTCGTAGTGGTGGCGAAGTCCGTCTACTTCAGCGCCTACGTCTGGGCGCTGCTCGAGACTCCACACGGCGATGCCTACGGCGTGTGGGAGCATGCCAACATTGCCGATGGCGACCTCTTTGCCGAGGGTGTGACGCGGCTGGCGCGCAAGGTCGAGGAGCTACGTGGGGCAGACGACCGCGTCTTGGCAGTCCTCGCCCCCGAGGTGGCGGCAGCTCTGTGAGTGACACTCGCCACATGGCCAAGCGACCCCATCACGAGCCGGTTGAGCTGGCCTTCAGCTGCCTCATGGCGGTCCTCCTGATCGTTATCTTCGGCTTCGTGGCGGCGCGCATCGTCGCCATGAGCGACCTAATTTGGCACACGAAGGGGCTGCTCGTCGTTTTCCTGCTCCTGCCCCCACCCCTCTGCTTCCTCCTGGTGCGCACCTACACGCAGATGATCGAGGACGAGCGCGTCAAGGCCCTGAGCGGTCAGTGGGGACGCTGCGAGTCTGAGTTCGTGCATAGCGCCGAGGCCGCCAAGGCGGGGCATGCCATCGAGGATGACGCCCAGGCGCGGCCAGTGGTCGCGGAGACGGCCGAGGCGCGGCAAGATATCGAGGAGGCCCGGCACCGTCGCCAGTATCTGCTCGCGATGGGGAACTTCGTGCTCAAGCGCCACCCGGCGCTCGCCGATCTCTTCCTCGGCGTGCGTGAGGGCGCCAGCGCGGGGCTTGCCGACTTCACGCCGGAACTGGTTGGCGAGGTGGCGCGCCACCTCGCGCGCACCGAGATACGCTCGGCCGGTCTGAACCGCAGTGCCTACGACTTACCCATCCTCTTCTTCTCCTTCGCCTACTTCGCAGGTGTTTCCCTCATCCTGCCCTTCGTCGAGTCCTACGTCGCGCAGATAGCGGGTGTACCGAGCGTGCCGAAGACCGAGGTACACGTCGAAGCATTCAGCGTGCCGCTCATGGTGTTCCAGCTCGGGTTCCTCGGCGGCGGCGCCTACACAGCGTTCAATGTGATCTCGCGCTTCCTAGCGCGGGATATCTCGCCTCGCCTCTTCCTGCTCTCCGGTGTGCGTCTGCTGCTGGCCCCCGTCGCCGCCTTCATGTTCTTCCTCCTCGCACCCGAGGTGCTGGACATAGCGCATTCCCGCGGCGCAGTGCTCGCGTACATCGTCGCCGGCGGCTTCCCCTTCGCGTTGCTCGCTGCCAGCGGCGGGCGCTTGCTGTCGCGCATCAACCCGCGCAGCGCGCAGCAGGTCCGTGCTGGTAAGCAGCCCGTGACCGAGATCGACGGGATCGGTATTTTCACGGCGCAGAGGCTGGGCGAGGAGGGCATCGAGATGATCCAGCACCTCGCCTTCTGCGATGCCACGCGCCTGGCCAGGCGCACGCGCTTCGCCGACGCCACGGTGGCGGACTGGAAGGACCAGGCACTGCTCTACCTGCTCACCGCCGATTGCCGGCTCGCCGCCTCGCCGGCCCCACACGATTCCGGCCGGCCAGCGTCGCTCTACGACCTCCTCGCTCAGCGCGCCGGCATCCGCACGATGTCGGGGCTCCTCCGCAGCGTGTTTGTAGCCGGAATCTCGGTTCGGCGCGACGAGGGCCGGCGCCGCGTCGACGGGGTGCAGGTGCGAGAGGACATCGAGGCATTTTTCTGGAAGCTTGGGCTCCTCGGCAACAGCGACGACGGGAAGCGACAGTCCGAGGGTCTCGTCTTCTTCTTCAGCCATCTCTGCGACGACGCGCTTGCCATGGACCCGGGGCTCTGGAGGCTGTTCGGCGTGGAGCCGCGAGCAGTGAGGGCGGCCGCTGGCATCGAGGGTGTGTAGTGTAGGCGCGACGCCGGCGCCCGGCCCTCTTCGAATCACCATCGAGCGATTCCTGTCGGTTGAGGTATGAAGGGGAAAAGAAAGTTGGGTGGTGCTTATCGATCCGATGGAGGGGATGGGATCCTCCTCGGTTACGTGGAGGGACGTAACATCAGTTTCGAGTACCGATGGGCGGAAGGAAAGCTCGGAGAGCTCCCCGAGTTGGCGGACGAGCTGGTCCGGCTTAAGGTCGACGTCATCGTGACGCTGGCCCCGCCAGCCACGCAGGCGGCCAAGAACGCAACTCGAACTGTGCCAAGGCAAGAGCCCAAGGCAAGAGCCTGAGCCTCGGCCGGCCGTGACTGAGAACGGGCGTTATGTCGTCTACGCTCTAGGGGCCAAGACTCCTGATTGGTAGGTTCGCTCTTGGCGTCCGCGGCTCCGTCCCTCTTGGGGCGAGGCGAGTGTCAACCGGCTTGCTAGCAGGGAGGTGGGGTATGGTGAATTCGACCCAATCGTTTAGAGCTCTGCTGGTCCTGCTATTCCTCTCGGCGCTGATCGTTGCGGCTGGGGCATCTGCCGTACAGACATCGCCACTGACGTCGCTCACAGATCTCAACGCGACCCGGCCCGCGAGTCGAGAGCCCCGTACGTTTGAGGACTATGTTGAAATCGTTCTCAGCGCCATCGTCATCGTCGTCTTCGCGGTCGATCGGTTCAGCGCTCCGCCATCGGATCCCAAGGCGGGGGTCGTGCCGTATCGCATCAGCCGATCGACGACCACAGCAGCCGCCTACTACACGGCCGTATCGCTTTACGGAGCCATCGCGCTCGGGGTCTTCGGGTTTTTGCTGCTCTCGCCGCCGGTGCTGAACCGGTTGGTTGGGATGGCGCCCGAGATCGGGAGCAGCGTCCCTTCGTGGGCGCGCGAGTCGCCCACTCTGCTGGTGGCACTGATCTTGACTGTCCTGCTTCCGAAGATCCCGATCCTCTCGAGCATCGACGAATGGTTCCGGACCAAGCTCCAACGCATGGCCGCCATTCCCCACGAGGTGCGGCGGCTAAGCGCCGAAGTTCGCCAGGCGCCATTCCGCGTAGAGCCTAAACGCCAGAAGGAGCTCGTGGACGCGATGGTGGACAAAGGCTTCGAGCCGACTGACGTGCGCTTCGAGGAGGGGTCGGCCCCGCACTACCTCTGGGCGAAGCTCTCATTGCTCATGCGGGAACTCGAGGACTGGGAAGCGGACGCGCGGTTCACCAGCTATGTCCTGACCTACCCGAACGAGTTCAACACGCTCAGACAGCACTACGCAGTGCTCCTCCCGCGGGCCCGGAGATGCTTTAGTCTGCTGCGCGAGCTGGCGACCGACCCCGAGTCGGCGAAAAGGGGCGGGGCGGTGTACGCTTACCGCGACGACTTCGTCCAAGAAGTGGAAGGGCTGCTGAAGGATGTCTACGAGGCTGTCAGCAATGCGGTACTCCTGTGCGAACTCACTCAGCGCGCCAGGGTGAGCCAGCTCATCAAGCTGGGGTTCGGCCTGGATCCGCGGCCGCCGCGGCGCCTGACGCTCAACGAGCTCATGGGCCTCTTCACCGGGCTGAGCGTCGTGTACGCCTTCGGGTTCGTCGTCATGCGACGGATTGACCACCCATGGGAGCAACTCGACCCCCGGCTCCTCGTTAGGGCCATAATGATCGCCGCTGTCTACTGCGTGGCGGTGTGGTGCGCGATCTATCCAAAGAATCAGTGGAGTGCGGCCCGGCGCCATTCCGAGACTGGCCGGCCCTGGGCATGGTATCTGCTGTCGGGCGCGGCGGCAGCGACCGCGGGCGCGCTGATCAGCTTTACCTACCAGTTGGCAATGCGCCAGGGGAACTTGACCGGGGCCTGGGAAGCGTACCGTCAGGTCAGCCCTTGG
This genomic window contains:
- a CDS encoding DUF2892 domain-containing protein: MTRNVGTWERVLRILIGVILLALVVIGPKNWWGLVGVIPLATGLWGW
- a CDS encoding ABC transporter substrate-binding protein: MQGLRELGYVEGQNLAVERRWAEGRAERYHELAAELVALRPDVIVAAFTPSVSAAKRATSTIPIVMAIAGDPVGTGLVASLARPGGNVTGMSQLNSPELAGKRLEFLKEAFPGLSRVGLLVNRTLPHRDFIWRDLQRTAVLLGVKLEPFEVRGPEDFAGGLTAKTPGAFQALVVHPDPLAFSHRREIAEFGVKNKMPVAAAYGFAEAGCLMSFDAHWPDLFRRAASYVDKVLKGTKPADLPIEQPTTFRLSINLKTAKALGLTIPPALLLRADEIIQ
- a CDS encoding ABC transporter substrate-binding protein, whose amino-acid sequence is MIDRRAFISTMAGGLLAVPLAAEAQKSEKMARVGILGVGPAPTPEELAKSVSTNPLWLSMRQLGWVDGQNMVVERRFGESADQLRAGAADLVRLKVDVLFVSGAGLAKILQLETKTIPIVVSAAGGDLVAAGLVESLARPGGNITGLQSFSYDLLPKRLELLKALVPNLSKVAFLQEDVTLSAVPQMRARYDQQAAIAARTLSIELHTFIVHRAGEFAAAFRGMMKNRDQGVLVMSTPFTFVHRREIVDLAAVHRIAAVYEVHLFVEPGGLMSYGVNIPEMSRRGAVYVDKILRGAKPGDLPIEQPTKIELAINLKAAKALGLTIPQSLLGRADEVIQ